A genome region from Nocardia sp. NBC_01730 includes the following:
- a CDS encoding S-(hydroxymethyl)mycothiol dehydrogenase, translating into MPQQVRGVIARKPGAPVELTDIIVPDPGPGEVVVAVAACGVCHTDLTYREGGINDEFPFLLGHEAAGTVESVGAGVDSVEVGDFVILNWRAVCGSCRACRRGRPQYCFDTFNATQKMTLTDGTELTPALGIGAFAEKTLVHAGQCTKVDPAADPAVAGLIGCGVMAGLGAAVNTGNVGRGDSVAVIGCGGVGDAAIVGARLAGASTIIAVDRDERKLAWATDLGATHTINAATTDTVAAVQELTGGFGADVVIDAVGRPETWRQAFYARDLAGTVVLVGVPTPDMRLEMPMIDFFSRGGALKSSWYGDCLPDRDFPILIDLYQQGRLPLDKFVTERITLDEVEQAFHTMHEGKVLRSVVVL; encoded by the coding sequence ATGCCGCAGCAGGTCCGTGGAGTCATCGCCCGTAAGCCGGGCGCACCGGTCGAGTTGACCGACATCATCGTCCCCGATCCTGGGCCGGGCGAGGTTGTAGTCGCCGTCGCCGCGTGCGGCGTGTGCCATACCGACCTCACCTACCGTGAGGGCGGTATCAACGACGAGTTCCCCTTCCTGCTCGGCCACGAAGCGGCGGGCACGGTCGAAAGCGTCGGCGCGGGAGTCGATTCCGTCGAGGTCGGCGATTTCGTCATTCTGAATTGGCGGGCCGTGTGCGGCAGCTGCCGGGCCTGCCGGCGGGGCCGCCCTCAGTACTGTTTCGACACCTTCAACGCCACGCAGAAGATGACGCTGACCGACGGAACCGAACTCACCCCAGCACTCGGTATCGGCGCGTTCGCCGAGAAGACCCTCGTCCATGCCGGCCAGTGCACCAAGGTCGACCCCGCCGCCGATCCGGCGGTCGCGGGCTTGATCGGCTGCGGCGTCATGGCCGGGCTCGGTGCCGCCGTCAACACCGGGAACGTCGGCCGCGGCGACTCGGTGGCGGTGATCGGCTGTGGCGGCGTCGGGGACGCCGCCATCGTCGGTGCCCGGCTGGCCGGAGCGTCCACGATCATCGCCGTCGACCGTGACGAGCGAAAACTGGCGTGGGCCACCGACCTCGGTGCCACCCACACCATCAATGCCGCCACCACCGATACGGTGGCCGCCGTCCAGGAGCTCACCGGCGGGTTCGGCGCCGACGTCGTCATCGATGCCGTGGGCCGTCCCGAAACCTGGCGGCAGGCGTTCTACGCCCGCGATCTCGCCGGCACCGTGGTGCTGGTGGGCGTCCCCACCCCGGATATGCGGCTGGAGATGCCGATGATCGACTTCTTCTCCCGCGGAGGAGCGCTCAAATCCTCCTGGTATGGCGACTGCCTGCCAGACCGGGACTTCCCGATACTGATCGACCTGTACCAGCAGGGACGCCTGCCCTTGGACAAGTTCGTCACCGAACGCATCACCCTCGACGAGGTGGAGCAGGCATTCCACACCATGCACGAGGGCAAGGTGCTGCGGTCGGTGGTCGTGCTGTGA
- a CDS encoding response regulator transcription factor, with translation MDHVSTPVALPPVERVSALEGLREVIDGPLTDVARRFSRFLAEQWPHRALVIFTRECTGRPRKVAGAADIIDRITIAELEELKSVVAPGGSYAGSAALNGEGRWVWAIRDTSNTLLVLVPRTSGELPGQAELAAAFGIVATSIRQQVIQASPEYLAESRAASDARARTTAELTASHEAALAGILVTLRSSGLDDRQARTVATAAASEALIALRSRQATDRAFAEEPPVAAFERMQREIGPLVRHRQVETEFVAPPLDGRPIPGEVAVGARAMTQAAVLALATQPDLDRLRIAWGCESGALVVDIRDRAAGRWNSNTLWRNLEGRVHTLRAELEIESVPGWGSRVLIRLPLDPPLSLPDQPELARLNAREREVLALVAEGKRNKAIAAQLGVAESTVKFHVAALLRKLAVSSRGEAAAIGMRAALTQ, from the coding sequence ATGGACCATGTGAGTACTCCGGTAGCCTTGCCTCCCGTGGAGCGAGTGTCCGCCCTCGAAGGGCTCCGGGAAGTGATCGATGGTCCGCTCACCGATGTCGCTCGTCGATTCTCGCGCTTCCTCGCCGAACAGTGGCCGCACCGCGCACTGGTGATCTTCACTCGGGAATGCACCGGCCGTCCACGCAAGGTCGCAGGCGCCGCCGACATCATCGATCGAATCACCATCGCTGAGCTAGAGGAGCTGAAATCGGTGGTCGCACCGGGTGGTTCCTATGCGGGGTCAGCCGCGCTGAACGGCGAGGGCCGGTGGGTCTGGGCGATTCGGGACACCTCGAACACCTTGCTGGTGCTGGTCCCGCGCACGTCCGGTGAGCTACCCGGCCAAGCGGAGTTGGCGGCGGCATTCGGGATCGTCGCGACATCGATTCGGCAACAGGTGATCCAGGCGAGCCCGGAGTACCTTGCCGAATCGCGTGCGGCGTCGGACGCGCGGGCTCGCACCACCGCGGAACTGACCGCCTCACATGAAGCGGCACTGGCGGGCATTCTCGTGACCTTGCGATCGTCGGGCCTGGACGACCGTCAGGCCCGGACGGTAGCGACGGCCGCCGCCTCGGAGGCGCTGATCGCACTGCGGTCCCGGCAGGCCACCGATCGGGCATTCGCCGAGGAACCGCCGGTCGCGGCCTTCGAGCGGATGCAGCGCGAGATCGGACCCCTGGTGCGTCATCGGCAGGTCGAAACGGAATTCGTCGCGCCACCGCTGGACGGACGACCGATTCCGGGTGAGGTCGCGGTCGGCGCCCGCGCGATGACGCAGGCCGCGGTGCTCGCCCTAGCCACTCAGCCCGATCTCGATCGCCTGCGCATCGCCTGGGGATGCGAATCGGGTGCGCTCGTCGTCGATATTCGCGATCGCGCCGCGGGCCGCTGGAACTCGAACACGTTGTGGCGCAACCTCGAAGGCCGGGTGCACACGCTGCGCGCGGAACTGGAGATCGAGTCCGTGCCGGGCTGGGGGAGCCGGGTGCTGATCCGGCTTCCGCTCGACCCACCGCTGTCGCTGCCCGACCAGCCGGAACTGGCGCGCTTGAATGCCCGCGAGCGAGAGGTGCTCGCGCTGGTCGCGGAAGGTAAGCGCAACAAGGCCATAGCGGCGCAGCTGGGTGTCGCCGAGAGCACGGTCAAGTTTCATGTCGCGGCGCTGCTCAGGAAGCTCGCGGTGTCCTCGCGCGGAGAGGCTGCGGCGATCGGCATGCGCGCCGCACTCACTCAGTAG
- a CDS encoding GntR family transcriptional regulator gives MDLLDRRELATAQGVVNMDSIHRRVADKVCDRLRERIVGGELAPGDRIDPTEVAESLGVSRTPVREALLQLEAQGLIERLPYRGVVVTGIDLAEAEDIAALRIHLETFATRIAVPRLRPEDLDRMREANEELTRAMAGPTAAQTSFGRFNCAFHQALYQAGGSKTLSRMTSDLSSQAERIRMHFDLRRGNAVAEHERILGACAAGEVEEAVAATRDHLLAVHLRVMPDDYRIPPGSALEVALLETGWEPTVSA, from the coding sequence TTGGATCTGCTGGACCGCCGCGAGCTGGCGACAGCACAGGGAGTGGTGAATATGGATTCGATCCATCGACGGGTGGCGGACAAAGTCTGCGATCGACTGCGTGAACGGATCGTCGGTGGCGAACTGGCTCCCGGAGACCGCATCGACCCGACCGAGGTCGCCGAATCCCTCGGCGTCAGCCGTACCCCGGTGCGTGAGGCACTCCTGCAACTAGAGGCGCAAGGGCTGATCGAGCGACTCCCCTACCGAGGCGTGGTGGTGACCGGCATCGATCTGGCCGAGGCGGAGGACATCGCCGCGCTGCGCATCCATCTGGAGACGTTCGCCACCCGCATCGCGGTGCCTCGTCTGCGCCCGGAGGACCTGGACCGCATGCGGGAGGCCAATGAGGAACTGACCCGGGCCATGGCCGGACCGACTGCCGCGCAGACCTCCTTCGGACGGTTCAACTGCGCGTTTCATCAGGCGCTGTACCAAGCGGGCGGCTCAAAGACGCTGTCGCGCATGACGAGCGACCTGTCCTCGCAGGCCGAGCGCATCCGAATGCACTTCGACCTCCGGCGCGGCAATGCCGTGGCCGAGCACGAACGCATACTCGGCGCGTGTGCGGCAGGCGAAGTCGAGGAGGCGGTGGCGGCCACCCGCGATCACCTGCTCGCGGTCCACCTGCGGGTGATGCCGGACGACTACCGGATTCCGCCGGGTTCGGCCCTCGAAGTCGCCCTGCTCGAAACCGGTTGGGAACCAACAGTATCGGCGTGA